One window of Medicago truncatula cultivar Jemalong A17 chromosome 2, MtrunA17r5.0-ANR, whole genome shotgun sequence genomic DNA carries:
- the LOC25486640 gene encoding S-adenosylmethionine synthase — protein sequence MATETFLYTSESVNEGHPDKLCDQISDAVLDACLEQDPDSKVACETCTKTNMVMVFGEITTKANVDYEKIVRKTCRNIGFVSDDVGLDADNCKVLVNIEQQSPDIAQGVHGHLTKRPEEIGAGDQGHMFGYATDETPELMPLTHVLATKLGAKLTEVRKNGTCPWLRPDGKTQVTIEYFNDKGAMVPIRVHTVLISTQHDETVTNDEIAADLKEHVIKPVIPEKYLDEKTIFHLNPSGRFVIGGPHGDAGLTGRKIIIDTYGGWGAHGGGAFSGKDPTKVDRSGAYIVRQAAKSIVANGLARRCIVQVSYAIGVPEPLSVFVDSYGTGKIPDKEILNIVKETFDFRPGMISINLDLKRGGNNRFLKTAAYGHFGRDDADFTWEVVKPLKGGKLATA from the coding sequence ATGGCAACAGAAACTTTCCTATACACATCTGAATCTGTGAACGAGGGACACCCCGACAAGCTTTGCGACCAGATCTCTGATGCCGTTCTAGATGCTTGCCTCGAGCAAGATCCAGACAGCAAAGTTGCATGTGAAACTTGCACAAAGACCAACATGGTTATGGTCTTTGGTGAGATCACAACAAAAGCAAATGTTGACTACGAAAAGATTGTCCGTAAAACATGCAGGAACATAGGTTTTGTTTCAGATGATGTTGGTCTTGATGCTGACAACTGCAAAGTCCTTGTCAACATTGAACAACAGAGTCCTGATATTGCTCAAGGTGTTCATGGCCATCTTACAAAAAGACCTGAGGAAATTGGTGCTGGTGATCAAGGTCACATGTTCGGGTATGCTACCGATGAAACACCCGAGCTTATGCCTTTAACCCATGTTCTTGCAACCAAGTTAGGAGCTAAGCTCACTGAAGTTCGCAAGAACGGAACATGCCCTTGGTTGAGACCTGATGGAAAGACCCAAGTCACTATTGAGTATTTCAATGACAAGGGCGCCATGGTTCCGATCCGTGTCCATACTGTCCTTATCTCAACACAGCACGATGAAACTGTCACCAATGACGAAATTGCAGCTGATTTGAAGGAACATGTGATCAAGCCCGTGATCCCAGAGAAGTACCTTGATGAGAAAACCATCTTCCACTTGAACCCTTCAGGCCGTTTCGTCATCGGTGGTCCTCACGGTGACGCTGGTCTAACCGGCCGCAAGATCATCATCGATACTTATGGTGGTTGGGGTGCACACGGTGGTGGTGCTTTCTCCGGTAAAGATCCAACAAAAGTCGACAGGAGTGGAGCTTACATTGTGAGACAAGCTGCAAAGAGTATTGTTGCTAACGGACTTGCTAGAAGGTGCATTGTGCAAGTTTCCTATGCTATCGGTGTTCCAGAGCCATTGTCTGTGTTTGTTGATTCTTACGGTACCGGAAAGATCCCTGATAAGGAAATCCTTAACATTGTGAAGGAAACCTTTGACTTCAGGCCAGGAATGATCTCTAttaaccttgatcttaagaggGGTGGAAATAACAGGTTTTTGAAGACTGCTGCTTATGGACATTTTGGTAGAGATGATGCTGATTTCACATGGGAGGTTGTGAAGCCACTCAAGGGTGGAAAGTTAGCCACTGCTTAA